A genomic stretch from Chitinophaga agri includes:
- a CDS encoding aldo/keto reductase: MEYRQLGDSELKVSAITFGAWAIGGWMWGGIEANDAVNAIRASVDEGVTAIDTAPIYGQGLSEELTGEALKGLDRTKIQILTKFGMRWDLAKGSLAFNSKDNEGKAIDIYKYAGKESVIEECENSLKRLGTDYIDLLQIHWPDVTTPIDETFEAVLRLKEQGKIREAGVCNYNVAQMKEAEAVLKLASNQVPFSMVERKIEEEVVPYCIENRKAILAYSPLQRGILSGKMRPGHQFGEGDTRAGSRFYQPDNLNRINTFLDQIRPMAESKNVTLAQLVIRWTIDRPGITVALVGARNAEQAIQNARAINVKLSAEEIKFINDRLYQLQLA; encoded by the coding sequence ATGGAATACAGGCAATTAGGAGATAGTGAGCTGAAAGTATCTGCCATCACTTTTGGTGCATGGGCGATAGGTGGCTGGATGTGGGGTGGTATAGAGGCAAATGATGCCGTGAATGCTATCAGGGCATCAGTTGATGAAGGTGTTACCGCTATTGATACAGCACCGATATATGGTCAGGGACTGAGTGAGGAACTGACCGGTGAGGCATTGAAGGGACTGGACAGGACGAAGATACAGATCCTGACTAAGTTCGGTATGCGCTGGGACCTGGCTAAAGGCTCACTGGCATTCAACAGTAAAGACAACGAAGGCAAGGCGATCGATATTTACAAGTACGCTGGAAAAGAAAGCGTGATTGAGGAATGTGAGAACAGTCTGAAGAGACTGGGCACTGATTACATCGACTTGCTGCAGATCCACTGGCCTGATGTTACCACACCGATCGATGAAACATTCGAAGCGGTATTACGCTTGAAAGAGCAGGGTAAGATACGTGAGGCAGGCGTGTGTAACTACAATGTAGCACAGATGAAGGAGGCAGAGGCCGTGTTGAAACTAGCTTCCAATCAGGTACCATTCAGTATGGTAGAAAGAAAGATCGAAGAGGAGGTGGTGCCTTATTGTATAGAGAACAGAAAAGCGATACTGGCTTACAGTCCGCTGCAGAGAGGTATCCTCTCCGGTAAAATGCGCCCGGGGCATCAGTTTGGGGAGGGTGATACCCGTGCCGGCTCCAGATTCTATCAGCCAGATAACCTGAACCGTATCAATACTTTCCTGGATCAGATCCGTCCGATGGCAGAAAGTAAGAACGTGACACTTGCGCAGCTGGTGATCCGCTGGACAATCGACCGTCCGGGTATTACAGTGGCACTGGTCGGTGCACGTAATGCGGAGCAGGCGATACAAAACGCAAGAGCGATCAATGTGAAGCTGAGCGCTGAAGAGATCAAGTTTATCAATGACAGGCTGTACCAGTTACAGCTGGCATAG